A DNA window from Comamonas fluminis contains the following coding sequences:
- the pgsA gene encoding CDP-diacylglycerol--glycerol-3-phosphate 3-phosphatidyltransferase: MFFTIPTVLTLTRIVAIPLIVGVFYAPLDQPTRNLVAAIMFMAFAATDWFDGYLARKLNQTSAFGAFLDPVADKFLVCASLLVLVHLQRTDVFVALIIIGREIAISALREWMAQIGASKSVAVHMIGKAKTMAQMVAIPFLLYDGVVFGVIDTGVWGQWLIWIAAVLTVWSMVYYMQKALPEIRTRL, encoded by the coding sequence ATGTTCTTCACCATCCCTACTGTGCTGACCCTGACGCGGATTGTAGCAATCCCGCTCATCGTCGGGGTGTTCTATGCGCCATTGGATCAGCCCACGCGCAATCTTGTCGCAGCCATCATGTTCATGGCCTTTGCCGCGACAGACTGGTTTGACGGCTACCTGGCACGAAAACTCAATCAGACCTCAGCATTCGGTGCTTTTTTAGACCCGGTTGCCGATAAATTTCTGGTCTGTGCCTCGCTGCTGGTGCTGGTGCATTTGCAGCGCACCGATGTGTTTGTGGCGCTCATCATCATTGGCCGGGAGATCGCAATCTCGGCGCTGCGCGAATGGATGGCCCAGATCGGTGCCAGCAAAAGCGTTGCCGTGCACATGATCGGCAAGGCCAAGACGATGGCGCAGATGGTCGCCATTCCCTTCTTGCTCTATGACGGTGTCGTGTTTGGTGTGATTGATACAGGCGTCTGGGGCCAGTGGCTGATCTGGATCGCCGCCGTGCTCACTGTC